From the genome of Verrucomicrobiota bacterium, one region includes:
- a CDS encoding PKD domain-containing protein, giving the protein MKSILSSLILLTFLSGFTALCGSDAKYQVSRPEMEFKIFQFPPDAIPRIDGETSDWDMVPESYVYDSSFLNDTEDGHGTDIDRKDLDVKVTLGWVKGLNRIYVRYEAYDDFWDFGRFNPRGYLNDIFEIVVDGDMSGGPFIFNPLVQTSWSQDPSSPNTVENYTRFAGNHAQNYHIYTPPVNNAWVLVWGGQPWISEFPYSNVAYDYDFKHGESGKLIMECWITPYDHAPFEGPERAVESQLVENQLIGFSWSILDFDGDKRDGHYNLAHNVNMVKDASYLCAFRLMPIEKALQPGLYAEWSFQVIDMTGGKVAFLDESVGEVDTFRWDFGDGQTSVEKNPIHVFTDKNIRRVITLEVNGPKGSSKRTRYWEVLLK; this is encoded by the coding sequence ATGAAAAGTATTCTCTCATCATTGATTCTCCTCACATTTCTATCTGGTTTTACCGCGCTATGTGGATCAGATGCGAAATACCAGGTGTCTCGCCCTGAAATGGAATTCAAAATATTCCAATTTCCCCCTGACGCTATTCCGCGAATTGATGGAGAAACCTCCGATTGGGACATGGTCCCTGAAAGTTATGTGTATGATTCCTCATTCCTCAACGATACGGAAGATGGCCACGGGACCGACATTGATCGAAAGGATCTGGACGTGAAGGTCACTTTAGGTTGGGTGAAAGGATTGAACCGTATCTATGTTCGTTATGAAGCCTACGATGATTTTTGGGACTTCGGCAGGTTTAATCCCAGAGGTTATCTGAATGATATTTTCGAAATCGTGGTGGATGGGGATATGTCCGGTGGACCGTTTATTTTCAACCCGTTGGTTCAGACCAGTTGGTCACAGGATCCATCCTCGCCCAATACGGTTGAGAACTATACCCGCTTTGCCGGAAATCATGCTCAGAATTATCATATCTACACACCGCCGGTGAACAATGCCTGGGTCCTGGTCTGGGGAGGGCAGCCGTGGATCTCTGAGTTTCCTTATTCAAATGTAGCTTATGACTACGACTTCAAACATGGCGAAAGTGGAAAACTGATTATGGAATGTTGGATAACTCCTTACGACCACGCTCCTTTTGAAGGGCCCGAGAGAGCGGTAGAATCTCAACTTGTGGAAAATCAGTTGATCGGTTTTTCCTGGTCAATTCTGGATTTCGACGGAGACAAGCGCGATGGGCATTACAACCTGGCTCACAATGTGAACATGGTGAAGGATGCGTCTTACCTTTGCGCGTTCCGCCTGATGCCGATTGAGAAAGCACTTCAACCCGGCCTTTATGCCGAATGGAGTTTCCAGGTAATTGATATGACAGGAGGCAAAGTTGCTTTCCTGGATGAGTCGGTAGGGGAGGTAGACACTTTTAGATGGGACTTTGGTGACGGCCAAACCTCAGTTGAAAAGAACCCGATTCATGTTTTTACTGATAAAAACATCCGCAGGGTCATCACTCTTGAGGTCAACGGTCCAAAAGGCAGCTCCAAACG